Part of the uncultured Desulfobacter sp. genome, TTAGCTGAAATCCATTTCGCCATGGTCTTATACATCTCATCCGGCTTGATCGGTTTAGCGATATGATCGTTCATTCCGGCATCCAACGCCTTTTCCCGGTCACCCACCATTGCATTGGCCGTCATGGCAATGATGGGTAATTTTTGGAATTTTTCCTGTTCACGGATTTTCCGGGTCGCCTCATATCCGTCCATTACAGGCATCTGACAGTCCATCAAAACACCGTCAAAATCTTGATCTGCCAACATCTTGAGTGCTTCCCGACCATCATTGGCCGTTTCAACCACAATATTTTTGTGGGTTAAAAGCTCCATAGCCAGTTCCCGATTAATGTCATTATCCTCGACAAGCAGGATTCTGGTACCGCGAATTTTTTCCAGTGCCTGACTAACAGTCCTTTCATTTATTGCAGCAGATGAATTTATTTTTTCCGGATGCCCAATCTGTTTACCAAGGCGGACCGTAAAGGAAAAAGTGCTGCCGACATCCTTTACACTTTCCACCCGAATCCGGCCGGCCATCAGTTGAACGAGTTTCTTTGAGACCATCAGTCCAAGTCCGGTTCCACCATATCGACGGGTCGTCGAACCATCGGCCTGGGAGAATGGCTGGAATATTTTCTTTTGCTGTTCGGCAGACATACCAATCCCTGTATCTTGAACTGAAAATTGCAATACAACGGTTGAATCGTCTTGTTCCTTCATGGCGATTCTAAGAGAGATCACGTCTCCTTCATTACTGAACTTTACGGCATTGCCGCCAAGATTGATCAATACCTGGCTTAGTCTATGGAGGTCACCAATCAAGGCTTTTGGTACATCATGTTCTATCTTCACCACAACTTTAACACCCTTGTCCCGGGCGCTGAAATTGATCGTGTTAACCATGTTGTCGATGAGCTCTTTGAGTTGGAAATCGATCTCTTCCATTTCCAGCTTTCCGGCATCAATTTTTGAAAAATCAAGGATGTCATTGAGAATGGCAAGGAGATTTCCTGCTGAGATGTGTGCCTTTTCAATATAATTTTTTTGTTTATCATCCAGGTCGGTCTGCAGTGCCAGATGCATCATACCCAGGATGGCATTCATGGGCGTTCGGATCTCGTGGCTCATGTTGGCTAAAAATTCGGATTTAGCCTGGTTGGCGGCTTCGGCCTCCAACTTGGCGATCTGCAATTTAGAATTGGCGGTTTCAAGGTCAATCGTTCGTTCACTGACACGCTGTTCAAGCTCATCATGGGCTTGCTGCAAGGCGGTCAGCAGATTTTCTTTTTCATTCATGGATCTGCTGATGGAATGAATCATTTTCTTCAATATTATTCCCAATGCCTTGGTTTCCCTTGTCCCGGTGATGGGGATATCATGGGCGGACATCCCTCCTTTTTCAATGCCTTCAGCGGAAACCATCAATCTTTTTAAGGGATTTGTCAGGGTTTTTGAAAGCAGTACGGATAAAACAATGGAGAGCCCAAGGAAGATGATTGACAAAAAGAAAATGTTTTTTATCAGGCCCCGGGATCCGCTTTCGATTTCATCCACATAAACGGAGCTTGCAATATACCAGTCAAGCGGCGGGAAGTATTTAATGTAGGCCCGTTTTAAAAATTTGAATTCCCCTTTATGCTCCGGCTTGTCCCAGATATATTCATACGCCTTTTCAGGTGTTTGGGAAGCTGCTTTAAGTTCTTTGAGCAGGGGATTTCCCGTGGTGGGATGGATCAGGACGCTACCGTCAGTACCGGCAAGGGTCGGATGGACGAGCATTTCATTGTCACCGTTAAAAATAAACATGTAGCCGGTTTTGGTCAGGTGAACCTTTAGAAATGTCTGCCGGAGTTCAGAGATGATGGCATCCAGTCTCTTTTGGGCATCGCGTTCAATATCTTCAATATAAACCCCGGTTCCGATAACCCAGCCCCATGGTTTAAACAATGCGACATAAGAAATTTTGGGCTGATTTTCAGTAAGGCCGTTCTTGATGGGCTTAGGCCAATGGTAATCCACATATCCCTGCCCCTTGGCAAGACAGATATCAACAAAAGCCTGGAAAAGGTTCTGTTTTTTTCCCAGGGCGCAGTTGAATTTCGGATCATCGAGAATAGTATTGTCCAGCTCGGGGATTGTCGGATGCATGATCATTCTGGGTACCGGGCGCCCGGTATCATTTATCCACAGGTAGCCCGCACCCTTGTCATATCTCATAGCCCGGATAATGGCGATGGCTTGCCTTTTCGCCTGATCCTTGGTCAAAATGCCTCGACTGAACTTATCGGAAAACTGCCGGATCGCAGCAACAGCTATATTGACAAGCTCCTCTCTTTCGTTTTTCCGGGTTTCAAGCATAGTTTCTTTATGAAAAATCAAACTATGGTATTCATTTTCAACATTGAGCATAACTGTGTTCAGTATATTTCTTGCGTTTTCTTCTTGAACCCCGGCCAGGGTTTTCAAGGTCTCTTTTTGAACAAAATAGATGATACCGGTAACAGTTGAAACAACAATAAATACGACAATCATCAATATTCTTGATCGTAAGGATTGTAACATTTGTTCTCCGGATAATGTTTTCACAAGGATGAGCGATCTTAATTAATACCATTTTTTTCAATCACAGTACCAGGTCTTTTCGCCTATTGTTAAAATCGCATTTAACAAATTCCTGGAGGGGTCCTAGTGTCAAGACACGAAAGAAGAAAAAAAATTTTGAAAGATCGCCTTGGTTAGTGTAAACTTTTAACCATCGTAAATCTTTATAATTTATTTTTTTATCGACGATGACTGCATCCTGAAGCGTTACGGAAGGCATAGGCATTTGCACCATAATCATAATGTCGCTCCAGCCTGTCGGAAAAGAATTTTCCTGAAACATAATACAAGGAGAAAGAATGGACAACAAACCCATCATTCGCATCGGCTATCTAAACATTGCCGACCATCTCATTCTCGGCGTCACGGAAAGAAAGGTGTAAAAAAACGAAGAGGTGTTTAAATATCTTCATCTAAAAACCGTGCCGTTCATCGACTGGCAGACCCTGAGCCTTGCCTTTTCCAGGGACGAAATCAATGCGGCGTTTATGCTGGCGCCCCTGGCCATGGACCATTTTAGAAAAGGAGAGGACCTAAGACTGGTTCTTTTAGGCCATCGCAACGGCAGCGTATTGATCACGAACAAAAGCGCAAACATAAAAACCATCCAGGATTTAAAGGGAAAAGACATCTTAATTCCCTTTCATTTGTCCACCCACAACATTCTTTTGCACAAACTGCTCAAGGACCACAACCTGGAAATCGGCATCGGAAAGGATGTTGAAGTCCAGACCGTAGCCCCCTCTAAAATGCCCACCCATGTTGAAATTGATACCCAGGGGAGCATCGGGGGATTCCTGGTGGCAGAACCCTTTGGTTCCAATGTCATTAAAGCCGGATTGGGCGACGAATTTGAATTATCCAAAAATATCTGGCCCGGCCACCCCTGTTGTGTCCTGGTGGTCAAAACCGACATTATCCGTTATTTTCCCAATGCAGTCCAGGAACTGGTCAACAGCCTGGTCAAATCCGGCAGATTCATAAAAGACAACACCGAAGAGGCCGCCAGGATCGGCGTATTTTTCCTGAACCAGGATATCAATGTGGTAAGGAACATTTTAAATTCGCCTGCAGACCGTATCACCACAGACCACCTGATGCCCCAGATCAAAGATTTTGAGCAGATCCAGAATTACATTGTCAATGTCACAGGCAATATTTACGAAAAAATAGATTTAAAAAAATTTATCTATACAGGATTTGCCGACCAGGCCGGTGCCACCTAACAATCACTGAGGAGGCTATGATGGTTAAACATATCGCGATACGGGAGAATCGCATCTATTCGGTTAACAGACAGATGCTTGCCCTGTTGCTGGCCGGCATCACTTTTTTTATCGTTTCAGGACATCCCATCTGTGCCCGGGCAACCCAACAGGTATCAATCGGCATTCTCATGGCCAACGACACCCGCCAAAACCCGGTGGACGGTTTTACAAGCGGCATGGCATATTATTCTGGCAATTGTACTGAACAATTAAGCTATACAATTTTGAATGCCGACAATCAAAAACACAAACTACCGGCAATGGCCCGGAAATTGATTGAGTCCAAACCGGATATTGCCGTGGCCGCGGGGGGAATTGAAGCCGATGCACTGATGGCCGCCACCCGGGAAACGGATATCCCGGTGGTATTTCTTTCGGTATCATCGGCCATTGACAGGGGACTTTCCTCAACGATGACCGCCCCGGACAAAAACATCACCGGCATAGAGACCAACGATACCCAGATTACGGCCAAACGGATGTGGTTCATTAAACGACTTCTACCCGAGGCCCGCAAAATTTTCTGCTTTCATATGCCCTCAAACGTTCCGTCTGTGGAATCCGTTAAAATTGCCCGTAAAAAAGCAAAAGAACTGGGCCTGGAACTGATCGTAAAAGAGGTGGAAACCGTTTATGATATCCGTAACGCCGCACAGATGATCTTCCGGGAAAATATTGATGTGATTCTTATAAATCCGGTGGCCGTGATCCACGGCACGTTGAAAGAGACCATTCTTCCCAGAGCCATGAAGGAAAAAATTCCGATATTCGGATATGGCATGGCATGCATAAAAAAAGGCGTTTTTGCGTCATACGCCGGGTCCAGGTACGCCAACGGGAAACAGGCCGCCCGCCTGGCACATAAAATTATCCATGGGGAAAAACCTGAAAACATTCCCATTGAAACCCCTGAAAAATACGAATTCGTTATCAACACATGGATGGTAAAAAAACTGGACCTTACACTGCCGCCAACCGCCTATAAAATGGCGGATAAAATTGTTGAGATTGAATTTTGATAAGGCCCAGGGTCGGAATAAAATCTTCCAAAATATGGCGCCGAATTTTTGAGCCTTATTCAAGGCGCTCGCTTGGGAGCATATTGAAATATGTGCCTAAGGGAGCAACAAAGAAGAAGGTCAAAAAGGCAAGCCATATGGAAGAATTTATTTTGATCATGGGCCTAACACCTTGAAACGTATTCGGCCATGGTCGGACGCGTTGGGATTTCACCAAATACCTATAAAAAAGAGTGACTATGAAATGGTGGAATAAAATCAGTTTTAAGTTAACACTGGCCATTTTGATTATGGCTGTTGTGCCCTTGGGCGGATTCGGCATTATGTCCATCGACAAAATCCGTTCTGCCTTGCTTACCTCGGTTTCCCAGACCAATTTTGCGGCCGCAAAAAAGGCCGGCAATACCATTGAATCCGCGGTTCATGATACCATTGTAGCCGTCCGCGTTATAATGGAAAACAATGGGTTTGAGACCCAGGATTCCTATGACCGGGAATGGGCGCTCCAACTGCTGCTCAAATCATTTCCACAGATATCTTCAATAACTATCACAAATACTTCGGGAACGCCTGTTTTAAAGGTAACCAAGGAGGATACTTACGTCCCGGCAGATTTTGAAAAAACACAAAAGATGGATGCGGCGCTTGACACAACACATTCCAAACAAAGAATACGACCCATTTCAAGGACCAGTAATGGGTTTTTAATTCTTCCGGTGGATCTGTTTTTCCTTAATCCCCTGGCACGGCAAAACAGCTTTGCATTGACCCTGGAAATCAATCTGAACAGGCTGCTTGAAATCGTATCGGACCAGCATATCATCAACGCCGGATACCTTTATGTTCTGGATGAAAAAGGGGAGATCGTTCTCTATCCTGATAAAAGCGTCGCCCTGGCCCGGGAAAAAGCAATGTACAATCCCCTTGCAAACTTGTTTGTACAAGGCAAAAAAGTTCCCATAACGCTTGCGCGACACAAGAACCGGGACAACACACCGGTGGTTTCCAATGCCTTTACCACAGACCAACCGCGCCTTTTAGTGGTGGTGGAGCAAACCACCGCCAAGGCCATGGCCTCGGCCGATTTGATTTTAAAATGGCAGGTGATGGTTATAACGGCGGTTGTACTGTTGTCCGGTCTGCTCTCTTTATATTTTGTATTAAACTTAAGTAGACCAATTAAAAAGCTTGAGGATGGGGTTGATCTTATTTCAGCGGGAAATCTGGATGTTTCCATCCCCATTGTCTCCCGGGACGAAATCGGAAATGTAACAAAAGCGTTCAATGACATGGCAGCAAGCCTCAGGCAGGCAAAGAAAAAGGACTCGGACCTGTTGTGGATTGAACAGGGAATTTCCAGACTTGAATCCATTTTAAGAGAAGAGCGGACAGTCAAACAATCGTGCCGGGACCTGATCAATTTTTTGTGCAGTCATGTCCGGTCCCATATCGGTCTGTTATATATCCGGACCCATGAACATCGGTTTAAACCTGTCGCCGGTTTTGCCGTTTCTCCCGATGACGGAACAATCCCCCAGTTTGGATACGGTGAGGGCCTGGCCGGCCAGTGCGCGTCTGAAAAAAAAATCAGGTACATGGAAGATCTGCCTGAAAAATTTTTTACTGTCTGTTCCGGTCTAGGTGAAATGCCGCCCAAACAGTCGGCCATCATCCCCCTGACCTTTAACGACCAGGTGGAGGGTATCCTGGAACTTGGGACGTTGAAAACCTTCACGGACATGGGCAAACAATTTTTAAAGGAAGCGGCCGGTCGTATTGGCATGGCACTGAACGCCGCCCGTTCCAGGCAGGAACAAAACAGGCTGTTAGAGCAGACAAAAACCCAGAAACAAACCCTGGAAAAACAGCAGGAAGAGCTCCAGGCGGCCAACGAAGAGCTCGAAGAACAGACCCAGCGCCTAATGGCATCCGAAGACCAACTCCGGCAGCAGCAGGAGGAACTGCAGGCCTCAAACGAAGAACTTGAAGAAAAGACACAATATCTTGAGCGCAATCGAAAACAGATAGAAGAAAAGAACCAGACACTGGAACAGATGAAAGCGGCCCTGACCCAAAAAGCCGAAGACCTGGCCCGGTCCGGCAAATATAAATCTGAATTTCTGGCCAACATGTCCCATGAGCTGCGAACGCCCCTCAACAGTCTGCTGCTGCTGGCAAAAATTTTGTCGGAAAACAAAGAACAAAATCTGACCCCGGATCAGGTAGAGTCCGCCAACGTAATTTTTTCCTCCGGGTCGGACCTGCTCAACATGATCAATGAGATACTTGATCTGTCCAAAATTGAAGCCGGAAAGATGGCACTGACTCTGCGTAAAATCGAAATCCCCGAATTTGCCCGGAATATTGGGGCCACCTTTTCCCATATGGCCCGGGAAAAAAAGCTGGAGCTTGATGTCCGTGTGGATTCCGATTGCCTGCCATCAATTTTCAGTGATTTTGAACGGGTCAAACAGGTGTTGAAAAACCTGATCGCCAATGCCGTTAAATTCACATCCCAAGGCGGCATTTACGTCTCTTTTTACAGGCCTGACAAGGAGGTTGTGCTGGGCCAAAGCCTGACCGGCAATGACATATTAGCCGTGTCCGTTAAGGATACGGGCATCGGCATTGCCAAAGATAAGCAGACATTGATATTTGAAGCCTTCCAGCAGTCGGAAGGCGGAATATCCAGAAAATACGGCGGTACGGGGCTCGGCCTCTCCATATGCAGGGAGCTGTCAAAGCTGTTGGGCGGTGAAATCCATCTGCAAAGCACCCCGGGCAAAGGATCGACGTTCACCCTGTACCTGCCGGCCGGACTTGATCGTAAAGAACAGCCCATTGAAAAGGAAACCCAAGCCGTTCATCCGCCCCCCGAATCCGCTGCCCCCACCAAGACCGAAGAGACACCGCCGGACATCCCGGAAACGCACCTGGTAGACCTGCCCGATGACCGGGAAAAGATTACCCCGGACAGCAAAAGCGTTCTGATCATCGAAGATGACACCCATTTTGGTAAAACCTTGATGGCTTTTTGCGCCAATCGTGGATTTCTATGCCTCTATTCAGCGACCGGAGAAAACGGACTTTCCCTGGCCCGCAAATACATTCCCAAAGCGATCATACTGGACATCAAACTGCCGGGCATGGATGGCTGGGCCGTGTTTCACAATCTGAAAGAAAATGCCGCCACCCGGCATATCCCGGTCCATTTCATGTCGGTTGAAGCACCCGTATTCAACGTACGAAACAAAGGGGCCATTGGCTTTTTGACCAAACCCGTATCACCCAAAAGTCTGGAAACGGCCATGGACCGAATTGAGACTGTGGCCACCCAAAAGGTTAAAACCCTGTTGATCGTGGAAGATAATGCCGCCCAGCAAAAAAGCATCAAACAACTTCTGGACGGACGCGACATTTTTATTGATGACGCCCCATCCGGCAAAGGCGCCCTGGCAGCCGTCAAATCAAAAAATTATGATTGTATCATTCTGGATCTGGGCCTGCCGGATATGACCGGATTTGAACTGCTGGAATGTCTGACAAATGATAGTTCGATCACGCTGCCCCCCATCATCGTATACACCGGACGGGACCTCTCCTATGAAGAGGAGGGTATTCTCAGGCGGTATTCGGAATCCATCATCATTAAGGGCGTTAAATCCGAGGAACGGCTTTTGGATGAGACCTCCTTATTTTTGCACCGCATGATGGACGACCTGCCTGCGGATAAAAAACAGATCATTACGGATATTCACAACAGCGACCGTATATTTGAGGGCAAGACGATACTCCTGGTGGACGATGACATGCGCAACATGTTCGCGCTGGCCAAAGTGCTGGCCGAGCGGAAGATGAACGTTCTAAAGGCGGAAAACGGACAAAAGGCCGTTGAGATGATTCATAATACCCCCAAAATCGATCTGGTGCTCATGGACATCATGATGCCGGTCATGGATGGGTATAAAGCCATGAAAACGATCAGAGCGGATAAAAAATATGCCGGATTGCCCATCATCGCCCTGACGGCAAAGGCCATGAAGCAGGACAAAAACGACTGTATTGCGGCCGGAGCCAACGACTACCTGACCAAGCCCGTGGATATTGACCGTCTTTTGTCCATGATGCGGGTCTGGTTGTATAAGTAGTGTTTAAACCAAGTAAGAGGTCGTGTACCCATGGAAACAACCGAACTTGAAAAATTAGAGGTGAATCTGCTGCTCGAAGCCATTTTCCGGCGGTATGGACATGATTTTCGCCACTATGCCAGGGCATCTGTTCACCGTCGGATTCATAACGTCAAAATCCGGACCGGCGTGGAAACGGTTTCGGAATTGATCCCCAAAGTATTGCATGACCCGTCATGGTTTAAACAGATTTTAAGTGAGATGTCCATTACCGTCACGACCATGTTCAGAAATCCCGGGCTGTTTCTTTTTTTAAGAGAACAGGTGCTGCCGTACCTGAAAAGCTATCCGTCACTGAAGATATGGCATGCCGGCTGTGCCACCGGACAGGAGGCCTATTCTTTGTCCATTTTGCTTAAAGAGGAAAATTTAGCCAAACGCACGGTTATTTATGCCACGGATTTTAACGACACCGCCCTGGATACGGCCCAAAACGGAATTTATGATATCAAAGACGTGAAAGACTTCACAAAAAACTACCAGGCGGCCGGCGGCACCCGGTCTTTTTCAGAATATTATCACGCCGAATACGGCGCCATGAAACTGCAGCAGCGCTTAAAAGATCCCATCACCTTTGCCAACCACAACCTGGCCATAGACGGCGTATTCAGCGAAACACAGTTGATTTTGTGCCGGAACGTATTGATCTACTTTGATAAACAACTGCAAAAACGCGTATTGAACCTGTTTTACGAAAGCCTGGCACCCAACGGATTTTTATGCCTGGGCCGCCGGGAAACCATTGTCTGTCCAACCATCAAAAATAAATTTGTGGCCCTGGACCAAACATACAAGGTATTTCAAAAAAAGGCAGGGAGGCAGCATGTTTGAAGCCGTTGTCATCGGCGGATCAGCCGGATCCATTGAGGTGGTGCTTTCGTTGCTGGGCAATTTGCAGCCGGATTATCCGTTGCCCATCATCATTGTCATACACCTGCATCCTTCGGATCGGGGGGGCCTGGCCGGGCAGATGGACGGCCAAACGGCAATCCGGGTAAAAGAGGCCCGGGAAAAGGCGCCCATTGAGCCGGGAACGGTTTATACGGCGCCTGCGGATTACCACCTGTTGGTGGAACACGATAAAACCTTTGCGCTCAGCGTGGATGATCGGGTAAACTATGCACGTCCTTCCATTGATGTTCTGTTTGAATCTGCTGCCTTTGTCTATGGGAAAAACCTGATCGGAATTCTGCTGAGCGGTGCAAATAATGACGGCGCCCAGGGCCTTTCCGTCATAAAGCGGGCCGGTGGTCTCACCGTTGTCCAGGCACCGGAAACGGCTCAATATCCGGTCATGCCCCAGGCCGCCGTTAACATTGGATGCGTGGATCAATTATTAGGTCAGACAACGTTGTTTGACATTTTGAGGTGATGGAGTGCAAACAAAACAAAAAATTCTGATTGTCGATGACAAGCCGGAAAACATTTTCAGCCTGAAAAAAGTGCTGGCCGACATTGATGCCCAAATCATAGAGGCCTTGACCGGCAACGACGCCTTGATTGCCAGTCTGAATCATAACTTTGCCCTGGCCATTCTGGATGTGCAGATGCCTGAAATGGACGGTTATGAGCTGGCCGAACTCCTGCGCTCCGGAGAAAAGACCCGGGGTATTCCCATCATTTTCATGTCGGCCGTCTATTCAAGCGATTACCATGTATTTAAAGGGTACGATGCCGGGGCCGTGGATTTTCTGGTCAAACCCTTTGAGACCAAGATCCTGTTGAGTAAAGTCAAAATTTTCCTGGCCCAGGAGAGACAAAAAAGCGAACTGGCCGCATCAAAGCAAAACCTGGAAAAACGGGTGGCAGAACGAACCCTGGAATTAATGACAAAAAACAGGGAACTTCTGGCCGAAGTAGAGCGACGGAAAACAGCGGAACAAACCATGCGAAAGGCACAAAAGCAATGGGAGGAGATCTTCGAGGCCATTGGCCATATGGCCTTGGTGATTGATGAACATCATACGATTATTGCGGCCAACCGTTCAGCGGTTAAACAGATCGGGATGCCTAAAAAAAAGATTATCGGGGCCAAATGCCATGATATTTTACTTGAATCACAAGTTCCGACCCCGGATTGCCTGGTAAAACAATATTTAGAAAAGCAGTTCACTTTCACGGAAAAGACAATAAAAATTATTGACAAGACTTATATCTGCAGCACCACGCCCGTATTTGAAGACGATGGCAATTATACCAAATTTATTAAGATTTTCACGGACATCACCCAACGAAAAGTACTTGAAAAAGAGTTGCTCCAGGCCCATAAAATGGAGGCGATCGGCACACTTGCCGGGGGAATCGCCCATGATTTCAACAATATCCTGTCCGCCCTGATCGGGTTTTCACAATTGGCTCTGAAAAATGCCGAAAAAGAGTCGTTGATGGAGGAGGATCTGACGGAAATTTTGAACTGCGGACTCAGGGCCAAGGATCTGGTCCGGCAGATTTTAACCTTTGCCAGACAGTCCGACGAAAAATACGCGTATATCCAACTCGATTACATTGTCAAAGAAGTGGCCAAGTTCATCCGTTCCTCCATCCCGTCCTCGGTTGCCCTTGAAACAGACGTACAAAGTGAATCGGTTATATTAGCCAACCCCACCCAGATTCACCAGGTACTGATGAATCTTTGCACCAATTCG contains:
- a CDS encoding cache domain-containing protein is translated as MLQSLRSRILMIVVFIVVSTVTGIIYFVQKETLKTLAGVQEENARNILNTVMLNVENEYHSLIFHKETMLETRKNEREELVNIAVAAIRQFSDKFSRGILTKDQAKRQAIAIIRAMRYDKGAGYLWINDTGRPVPRMIMHPTIPELDNTILDDPKFNCALGKKQNLFQAFVDICLAKGQGYVDYHWPKPIKNGLTENQPKISYVALFKPWGWVIGTGVYIEDIERDAQKRLDAIISELRQTFLKVHLTKTGYMFIFNGDNEMLVHPTLAGTDGSVLIHPTTGNPLLKELKAASQTPEKAYEYIWDKPEHKGEFKFLKRAYIKYFPPLDWYIASSVYVDEIESGSRGLIKNIFFLSIIFLGLSIVLSVLLSKTLTNPLKRLMVSAEGIEKGGMSAHDIPITGTRETKALGIILKKMIHSISRSMNEKENLLTALQQAHDELEQRVSERTIDLETANSKLQIAKLEAEAANQAKSEFLANMSHEIRTPMNAILGMMHLALQTDLDDKQKNYIEKAHISAGNLLAILNDILDFSKIDAGKLEMEEIDFQLKELIDNMVNTINFSARDKGVKVVVKIEHDVPKALIGDLHRLSQVLINLGGNAVKFSNEGDVISLRIAMKEQDDSTVVLQFSVQDTGIGMSAEQQKKIFQPFSQADGSTTRRYGGTGLGLMVSKKLVQLMAGRIRVESVKDVGSTFSFTVRLGKQIGHPEKINSSAAINERTVSQALEKIRGTRILLVEDNDINRELAMELLTHKNIVVETANDGREALKMLADQDFDGVLMDCQMPVMDGYEATRKIREQEKFQKLPIIAMTANAMVGDREKALDAGMNDHIAKPIKPDEMYKTMAKWISAKFRSVIR
- a CDS encoding ABC transporter substrate-binding protein; its protein translation is MFKYLHLKTVPFIDWQTLSLAFSRDEINAAFMLAPLAMDHFRKGEDLRLVLLGHRNGSVLITNKSANIKTIQDLKGKDILIPFHLSTHNILLHKLLKDHNLEIGIGKDVEVQTVAPSKMPTHVEIDTQGSIGGFLVAEPFGSNVIKAGLGDEFELSKNIWPGHPCCVLVVKTDIIRYFPNAVQELVNSLVKSGRFIKDNTEEAARIGVFFLNQDINVVRNILNSPADRITTDHLMPQIKDFEQIQNYIVNVTGNIYEKIDLKKFIYTGFADQAGAT
- a CDS encoding ABC transporter substrate-binding protein, whose translation is MMVKHIAIRENRIYSVNRQMLALLLAGITFFIVSGHPICARATQQVSIGILMANDTRQNPVDGFTSGMAYYSGNCTEQLSYTILNADNQKHKLPAMARKLIESKPDIAVAAGGIEADALMAATRETDIPVVFLSVSSAIDRGLSSTMTAPDKNITGIETNDTQITAKRMWFIKRLLPEARKIFCFHMPSNVPSVESVKIARKKAKELGLELIVKEVETVYDIRNAAQMIFRENIDVILINPVAVIHGTLKETILPRAMKEKIPIFGYGMACIKKGVFASYAGSRYANGKQAARLAHKIIHGEKPENIPIETPEKYEFVINTWMVKKLDLTLPPTAYKMADKIVEIEF
- a CDS encoding response regulator; the encoded protein is MKWWNKISFKLTLAILIMAVVPLGGFGIMSIDKIRSALLTSVSQTNFAAAKKAGNTIESAVHDTIVAVRVIMENNGFETQDSYDREWALQLLLKSFPQISSITITNTSGTPVLKVTKEDTYVPADFEKTQKMDAALDTTHSKQRIRPISRTSNGFLILPVDLFFLNPLARQNSFALTLEINLNRLLEIVSDQHIINAGYLYVLDEKGEIVLYPDKSVALAREKAMYNPLANLFVQGKKVPITLARHKNRDNTPVVSNAFTTDQPRLLVVVEQTTAKAMASADLILKWQVMVITAVVLLSGLLSLYFVLNLSRPIKKLEDGVDLISAGNLDVSIPIVSRDEIGNVTKAFNDMAASLRQAKKKDSDLLWIEQGISRLESILREERTVKQSCRDLINFLCSHVRSHIGLLYIRTHEHRFKPVAGFAVSPDDGTIPQFGYGEGLAGQCASEKKIRYMEDLPEKFFTVCSGLGEMPPKQSAIIPLTFNDQVEGILELGTLKTFTDMGKQFLKEAAGRIGMALNAARSRQEQNRLLEQTKTQKQTLEKQQEELQAANEELEEQTQRLMASEDQLRQQQEELQASNEELEEKTQYLERNRKQIEEKNQTLEQMKAALTQKAEDLARSGKYKSEFLANMSHELRTPLNSLLLLAKILSENKEQNLTPDQVESANVIFSSGSDLLNMINEILDLSKIEAGKMALTLRKIEIPEFARNIGATFSHMAREKKLELDVRVDSDCLPSIFSDFERVKQVLKNLIANAVKFTSQGGIYVSFYRPDKEVVLGQSLTGNDILAVSVKDTGIGIAKDKQTLIFEAFQQSEGGISRKYGGTGLGLSICRELSKLLGGEIHLQSTPGKGSTFTLYLPAGLDRKEQPIEKETQAVHPPPESAAPTKTEETPPDIPETHLVDLPDDREKITPDSKSVLIIEDDTHFGKTLMAFCANRGFLCLYSATGENGLSLARKYIPKAIILDIKLPGMDGWAVFHNLKENAATRHIPVHFMSVEAPVFNVRNKGAIGFLTKPVSPKSLETAMDRIETVATQKVKTLLIVEDNAAQQKSIKQLLDGRDIFIDDAPSGKGALAAVKSKNYDCIILDLGLPDMTGFELLECLTNDSSITLPPIIVYTGRDLSYEEEGILRRYSESIIIKGVKSEERLLDETSLFLHRMMDDLPADKKQIITDIHNSDRIFEGKTILLVDDDMRNMFALAKVLAERKMNVLKAENGQKAVEMIHNTPKIDLVLMDIMMPVMDGYKAMKTIRADKKYAGLPIIALTAKAMKQDKNDCIAAGANDYLTKPVDIDRLLSMMRVWLYK
- a CDS encoding protein-glutamate O-methyltransferase CheR, producing METTELEKLEVNLLLEAIFRRYGHDFRHYARASVHRRIHNVKIRTGVETVSELIPKVLHDPSWFKQILSEMSITVTTMFRNPGLFLFLREQVLPYLKSYPSLKIWHAGCATGQEAYSLSILLKEENLAKRTVIYATDFNDTALDTAQNGIYDIKDVKDFTKNYQAAGGTRSFSEYYHAEYGAMKLQQRLKDPITFANHNLAIDGVFSETQLILCRNVLIYFDKQLQKRVLNLFYESLAPNGFLCLGRRETIVCPTIKNKFVALDQTYKVFQKKAGRQHV
- a CDS encoding chemotaxis protein CheB, coding for MFEAVVIGGSAGSIEVVLSLLGNLQPDYPLPIIIVIHLHPSDRGGLAGQMDGQTAIRVKEAREKAPIEPGTVYTAPADYHLLVEHDKTFALSVDDRVNYARPSIDVLFESAAFVYGKNLIGILLSGANNDGAQGLSVIKRAGGLTVVQAPETAQYPVMPQAAVNIGCVDQLLGQTTLFDILR
- a CDS encoding response regulator, with the protein product MQTKQKILIVDDKPENIFSLKKVLADIDAQIIEALTGNDALIASLNHNFALAILDVQMPEMDGYELAELLRSGEKTRGIPIIFMSAVYSSDYHVFKGYDAGAVDFLVKPFETKILLSKVKIFLAQERQKSELAASKQNLEKRVAERTLELMTKNRELLAEVERRKTAEQTMRKAQKQWEEIFEAIGHMALVIDEHHTIIAANRSAVKQIGMPKKKIIGAKCHDILLESQVPTPDCLVKQYLEKQFTFTEKTIKIIDKTYICSTTPVFEDDGNYTKFIKIFTDITQRKVLEKELLQAHKMEAIGTLAGGIAHDFNNILSALIGFSQLALKNAEKESLMEEDLTEILNCGLRAKDLVRQILTFARQSDEKYAYIQLDYIVKEVAKFIRSSIPSSVALETDVQSESVILANPTQIHQVLMNLCTNSAHAMKSDGGILKISLTDEHIDKADTPSIQGPEPGDYVKIEVSDTGTGISPQVREKMFEPYFTTKNQAEGTGMGLAVVQGIVKDIGGTIRVETALGQGTVFTVLIPIADSRTTDSQTEETLYTGKGCESILLVDDEPAITKVGKRMLEDAGYKVMIANNSCDALDLFKKDPENFDLVMTDLTMPGMNGDKLTKKILDIRPDVPVVLCSGYQNKYVMNAPIKQLWHAFVQKPIKQEIFINTIRTVLDENKKGGAP